Proteins encoded within one genomic window of Mya arenaria isolate MELC-2E11 chromosome 13, ASM2691426v1:
- the LOC128213734 gene encoding uncharacterized protein LOC128213734 isoform X4 — translation MDRKEGKKKGKRSKIGVINDNFEMEEASTTIQNKVSPFLNNIRDAQAKNNNTKSKALENLVHAKKSVSRWREYVNKKRKKKKSRFPRTFAEMSLKQKGVTGQDSQKNDEKGALGLDDIHEDFVSGKDKLFGNKKTMSSASNRALMQYFAKLGRSESDEFIDLEFVESLLQNGADINCTDKHGQTLLHEVASKWHIDVAKFLIENGADANKPDAFGRTPLHVAAADNYPDMVNLLIDSGAEKEAKTYGENQTAVHYAARNDAIDSLKTLIKRRCEYKMVMDYKGRTPLHVAAQLDRSETSRLLLDLEAPVGLTDNKGQAIMTWMITKMPPVALEALGQLHVRDRPNRKQYFHLNALMNDKAKDPGMVVQIPLQVAVRYKQFDILMNQVFLTLMNMMWIKFARWRAYGGLFFNFSYILLWTVYGVVIEYDKRHDYVLPEQWWRIILIIAAVGITMWQIVDEIREYRRSSYLHSNYQDWREKEIEEDLKFCHPRWPEERLFLENELENVRSSHTNYLSDMWNWFDWICYTLLLAVIGTHIADIISHTDQLARHHIRLTAVVIIFLWLRLMKNIRAFALLGPFVVMLGTMAQDLLKFAFLYFEFYIPYLCAFWMIFGGTKFPMNDNGTVRAENVTVPGFEKFNDAMFTMWRMTLVDEYAYEDMVSIDNVMAPLLVATWLFLSAVLCLNLLIALFSDTFQRVYDNAKANAVMQKCIMILSFWEGMSNEARFKFMDFISNECSPFKDDYDDDMTDTDGQDLQKVTIQIKEELDEMKRRWHDQFGDEDDKTALEELVEEEEERKSKNNKMVTTAKFENELDGLRDALCQGLTLLQQQQDQMMNQFKREMKMVKSLLLDLHGGVGGPGSQGGDGGPGYGMPYTARGGYAAPMGQMVPQQPQMMPMAGFQQPLDVGQDERMLSARRRRKKSKTTLDTGNYLDAQLPGEINRGIFAPSPLMGQPAVEVATQDPEDPYQVDISSSARLAHDPDSIA, via the exons TGTCACTCAAACAAAAAG GTGTAACAGGACAAGACAGTCAAAAAAATGATGAGAAAGGAGCACTTGGCCTGGACGATATCCATGAGGACTTTGTCTCGGGAAAGGACAAG CTTTTTGGAAATAAGAAGACAATGTCAAGTGCTAGTAATCGCGCACTGATGCAGTACTTCGCAAAGCTGGGTCGTTCAGAGTCTGACGAGTTCATTGACCTTGAATTTGTGGAGAGTTTGCTGCAGAATGGCGCTGACATTAACTGTACGGACAAACATGGCCAAACTCTTCTACATGAG GTTGCCAGCAAGTGGCACATAGATGTTGCCAAGTTTCTGATAGAGAACGGTGCTGATGCGAACAAGCCTGATGCTTTTGGTAGAACACCACTCCATGTTGCCGCAGCTGATAACTACCCGGACATGGTCAATTTATTGATTGATAGCGGTG CTGAAAAGGAAGCAAAAACCTACGGTGAAAATCAGACTGCTGTGCACTACGCTGCCCGAAATGATGCGATTGATTCACTGAAAACTCTCATCAAGCGGAGGTGTGAGTACAAGATGGTAATGGACTACAAGGGACGGACACCATTACATGTTGCTGCACAGCTAG ATCGAAGTGAGACGTCACGTCTATTACTGGACCTTGAGGCCCCTGTTGGCCTCACAGACAACAAGGGACAGGCCATTATGACCTGGATGATCACCAAAATGCCCCCTGTT GCACTTGAAGCCCTTGGCCAGCTGCATGTGCGAGACCGACCCAACAGGAAACAGTACTTCCACCTTAACGCACTCATGAACGATAAAG CCAAAGATCCTGGAATGGTAGTGCAGATACCG TTGCAAGTTGCCGTCCGATACAAACAGTTTGACATCCTTATGAACCAAGTGTTTCTCACTCTCATGAACATGATGTGGATCAAGTTTGCAAG GTGGCGCGCATATGGGGGATTGTTTTTCAACTTTTCGTACATCCTGCTGTGGACGGTTTATGGTGTGGTCATAGAGTATGACAAGAGACATGACTACGTGCTTCCAGAACAATGGTGGAGAATTATACTCATT ATTGCTGCCGTGGGGATCACAATGTGGCAGATCGTGGATGAAATCCGGGAATATCGACGTTCAAGTTACCTCCATAGT AACTACCAAGATTGGCGGGAAAAAGAGATAGAGGAGGACCTGAAGTTTTGTCACCCACGCTGGCCGGAGGAGAGACTTTTCCTTGAGAATGAGCTAGAGAATGTGAGGAGTTCCCACACAAATTATCTGTCCGACATGTG GAACTGGTTTGATTGGATTTGTTACACCCTCCTGTTGGCTGTGATTGGCACACATATTGCTGACATTATTTCCCACACTGACCAGCTTGCCAGACACCATATTCGCCTCACTGCTGTTGTCATCATTTTCCTCTGGCTACGCCTCATGAAGAATATTCGTGCTTTTGCTCTTTTAG GGCCTTTTGTTGTAATGTTGGGAACCATGGCACAAGACTTGCTCAAGTTTGCCTTCTTATACTTCGAGTTCTACATTCCATATT TGTGTGCCTTCTGGATGATATTTGGAGGAACAAAGTTTCCCATGAATGACAATGGGACCGTGCGAGCAGAGAATGTTACAGTGCCGGGGTTTGAAAAATTTAATGATGCCATGTTTACCATGTGGAGAATGACCCTCGTCGATGAATACGCTTATGAG GACATGGTGAGCATAGATAACGTGATGGCTCCACTGCTAGTGGCTACCTGGCTCTTCCTGTCCGCCGTTCTGTGCCTCAACCTCCTCATTGCCCTTTTCTCAGATACTTTTCAGAG AGTGTATGACAATGCCAAAGCGAATGCCGTGATGCAGAAGTGTATCATGATCCTGTCATTCTGGGAAGGTATGAGTAACGAGGCAAGGTTCAAGTTCATGGACTTCATCAGCAATGAGTGCTCTCCCTTTAAGGACGACTACGATGATGATATGACCGACACTGATGGCCAAGATCTACAGAAAGTTACCATACAGATAAAG GAAGAGTTAGACGAGATGAAAAGACGTTGGCACGACCAGTTTGGTGACGAGGATGATAAAACAGCGCTG GAGGAGCTAGTGGAAGAGGAAGAAGAACGCAAATCGAAGAACAACAAGATGGTCACCACTGCCAAATTTGAG AATGAGTTGGATGGTCTGAGGGATGCTCTCTGTCAGGGCCTCACACTTCTACAACAGCAGCAGGACCAGATGATGAACCAGTTCAAACGTGAGATGAAAATGGTCAAATCTCTGCTGCTAGACCTCCACGGAGGAGTAGGGGGTCCCGGGTCCCAGGGTGGTGATGGTGGCCCAGGGTACGGCATGCCCTACACGGCCCGAGGGGGTTACGCAGCTCCCATGGGACAGATGGTCCCACAGCAACCACAGATGATGCCCATGGCGGGGTTTCAACAGCCTTTGGATGTCGGTCAGGA TGAGAGAATGTTGTCagcaagaagaagaagaaagaagtCTAAAACTACGCTAGATACAGGAAACTACCTGGACGCACAGCTACCAGGAGAAATAAACAGAG GTATATTTGCCCCCAGCCCATTAATGGGCCAGCCCGCAGTGGAAGTGGCCACCCAGGACCCTGAAGACCCATACCAGGTGGACATTTCCAGCAGTGCTAGGCTG GCTCATGACCCTGATTCCATAGCATAA
- the LOC128213734 gene encoding uncharacterized protein LOC128213734 isoform X1, producing the protein MDRKEGKKKGKRSKIGVINDNFEMEEASTTIQNKVSPFLNNIRDAQAKNNNTKSKALENLVHAKKSVSRWREYVNKKRKKKKSRFPRTFAEMSLKQKGGDVWETVTSRSIEGNTPRVTGQDSQKNDEKGALGLDDIHEDFVSGKDKLFGNKKTMSSASNRALMQYFAKLGRSESDEFIDLEFVESLLQNGADINCTDKHGQTLLHEVASKWHIDVAKFLIENGADANKPDAFGRTPLHVAAADNYPDMVNLLIDSGAEKEAKTYGENQTAVHYAARNDAIDSLKTLIKRRCEYKMVMDYKGRTPLHVAAQLDRSETSRLLLDLEAPVGLTDNKGQAIMTWMITKMPPVALEALGQLHVRDRPNRKQYFHLNALMNDKAKDPGMVVQIPLQVAVRYKQFDILMNQVFLTLMNMMWIKFARWRAYGGLFFNFSYILLWTVYGVVIEYDKRHDYVLPEQWWRIILIIAAVGITMWQIVDEIREYRRSSYLHSNYQDWREKEIEEDLKFCHPRWPEERLFLENELENVRSSHTNYLSDMWNWFDWICYTLLLAVIGTHIADIISHTDQLARHHIRLTAVVIIFLWLRLMKNIRAFALLGPFVVMLGTMAQDLLKFAFLYFEFYIPYLCAFWMIFGGTKFPMNDNGTVRAENVTVPGFEKFNDAMFTMWRMTLVDEYAYEDMVSIDNVMAPLLVATWLFLSAVLCLNLLIALFSDTFQRVYDNAKANAVMQKCIMILSFWEGMSNEARFKFMDFISNECSPFKDDYDDDMTDTDGQDLQKVTIQIKEELDEMKRRWHDQFGDEDDKTALEELVEEEEERKSKNNKMVTTAKFENELDGLRDALCQGLTLLQQQQDQMMNQFKREMKMVKSLLLDLHGGVGGPGSQGGDGGPGYGMPYTARGGYAAPMGQMVPQQPQMMPMAGFQQPLDVGQDERMLSARRRRKKSKTTLDTGNYLDAQLPGEINRGIFAPSPLMGQPAVEVATQDPEDPYQVDISSSARLAHDPDSIA; encoded by the exons TGTCACTCAAACAAAAAG GTGGCGATGTATGGGAGACAGTTACTAGTAGAAGCATAGAGGGAAACACACCTC GTGTAACAGGACAAGACAGTCAAAAAAATGATGAGAAAGGAGCACTTGGCCTGGACGATATCCATGAGGACTTTGTCTCGGGAAAGGACAAG CTTTTTGGAAATAAGAAGACAATGTCAAGTGCTAGTAATCGCGCACTGATGCAGTACTTCGCAAAGCTGGGTCGTTCAGAGTCTGACGAGTTCATTGACCTTGAATTTGTGGAGAGTTTGCTGCAGAATGGCGCTGACATTAACTGTACGGACAAACATGGCCAAACTCTTCTACATGAG GTTGCCAGCAAGTGGCACATAGATGTTGCCAAGTTTCTGATAGAGAACGGTGCTGATGCGAACAAGCCTGATGCTTTTGGTAGAACACCACTCCATGTTGCCGCAGCTGATAACTACCCGGACATGGTCAATTTATTGATTGATAGCGGTG CTGAAAAGGAAGCAAAAACCTACGGTGAAAATCAGACTGCTGTGCACTACGCTGCCCGAAATGATGCGATTGATTCACTGAAAACTCTCATCAAGCGGAGGTGTGAGTACAAGATGGTAATGGACTACAAGGGACGGACACCATTACATGTTGCTGCACAGCTAG ATCGAAGTGAGACGTCACGTCTATTACTGGACCTTGAGGCCCCTGTTGGCCTCACAGACAACAAGGGACAGGCCATTATGACCTGGATGATCACCAAAATGCCCCCTGTT GCACTTGAAGCCCTTGGCCAGCTGCATGTGCGAGACCGACCCAACAGGAAACAGTACTTCCACCTTAACGCACTCATGAACGATAAAG CCAAAGATCCTGGAATGGTAGTGCAGATACCG TTGCAAGTTGCCGTCCGATACAAACAGTTTGACATCCTTATGAACCAAGTGTTTCTCACTCTCATGAACATGATGTGGATCAAGTTTGCAAG GTGGCGCGCATATGGGGGATTGTTTTTCAACTTTTCGTACATCCTGCTGTGGACGGTTTATGGTGTGGTCATAGAGTATGACAAGAGACATGACTACGTGCTTCCAGAACAATGGTGGAGAATTATACTCATT ATTGCTGCCGTGGGGATCACAATGTGGCAGATCGTGGATGAAATCCGGGAATATCGACGTTCAAGTTACCTCCATAGT AACTACCAAGATTGGCGGGAAAAAGAGATAGAGGAGGACCTGAAGTTTTGTCACCCACGCTGGCCGGAGGAGAGACTTTTCCTTGAGAATGAGCTAGAGAATGTGAGGAGTTCCCACACAAATTATCTGTCCGACATGTG GAACTGGTTTGATTGGATTTGTTACACCCTCCTGTTGGCTGTGATTGGCACACATATTGCTGACATTATTTCCCACACTGACCAGCTTGCCAGACACCATATTCGCCTCACTGCTGTTGTCATCATTTTCCTCTGGCTACGCCTCATGAAGAATATTCGTGCTTTTGCTCTTTTAG GGCCTTTTGTTGTAATGTTGGGAACCATGGCACAAGACTTGCTCAAGTTTGCCTTCTTATACTTCGAGTTCTACATTCCATATT TGTGTGCCTTCTGGATGATATTTGGAGGAACAAAGTTTCCCATGAATGACAATGGGACCGTGCGAGCAGAGAATGTTACAGTGCCGGGGTTTGAAAAATTTAATGATGCCATGTTTACCATGTGGAGAATGACCCTCGTCGATGAATACGCTTATGAG GACATGGTGAGCATAGATAACGTGATGGCTCCACTGCTAGTGGCTACCTGGCTCTTCCTGTCCGCCGTTCTGTGCCTCAACCTCCTCATTGCCCTTTTCTCAGATACTTTTCAGAG AGTGTATGACAATGCCAAAGCGAATGCCGTGATGCAGAAGTGTATCATGATCCTGTCATTCTGGGAAGGTATGAGTAACGAGGCAAGGTTCAAGTTCATGGACTTCATCAGCAATGAGTGCTCTCCCTTTAAGGACGACTACGATGATGATATGACCGACACTGATGGCCAAGATCTACAGAAAGTTACCATACAGATAAAG GAAGAGTTAGACGAGATGAAAAGACGTTGGCACGACCAGTTTGGTGACGAGGATGATAAAACAGCGCTG GAGGAGCTAGTGGAAGAGGAAGAAGAACGCAAATCGAAGAACAACAAGATGGTCACCACTGCCAAATTTGAG AATGAGTTGGATGGTCTGAGGGATGCTCTCTGTCAGGGCCTCACACTTCTACAACAGCAGCAGGACCAGATGATGAACCAGTTCAAACGTGAGATGAAAATGGTCAAATCTCTGCTGCTAGACCTCCACGGAGGAGTAGGGGGTCCCGGGTCCCAGGGTGGTGATGGTGGCCCAGGGTACGGCATGCCCTACACGGCCCGAGGGGGTTACGCAGCTCCCATGGGACAGATGGTCCCACAGCAACCACAGATGATGCCCATGGCGGGGTTTCAACAGCCTTTGGATGTCGGTCAGGA TGAGAGAATGTTGTCagcaagaagaagaagaaagaagtCTAAAACTACGCTAGATACAGGAAACTACCTGGACGCACAGCTACCAGGAGAAATAAACAGAG GTATATTTGCCCCCAGCCCATTAATGGGCCAGCCCGCAGTGGAAGTGGCCACCCAGGACCCTGAAGACCCATACCAGGTGGACATTTCCAGCAGTGCTAGGCTG GCTCATGACCCTGATTCCATAGCATAA
- the LOC128213734 gene encoding uncharacterized protein LOC128213734 isoform X7, whose protein sequence is MDRKEGKKKGKRSKIGVINDNFEMEEASTTIQNKVSPFLNNIRDAQAKNNNTKSKALENLVHAKKSVSRWREYVNKKRKKKKSSVTGQDSQKNDEKGALGLDDIHEDFVSGKDKLFGNKKTMSSASNRALMQYFAKLGRSESDEFIDLEFVESLLQNGADINCTDKHGQTLLHEVASKWHIDVAKFLIENGADANKPDAFGRTPLHVAAADNYPDMVNLLIDSGAEKEAKTYGENQTAVHYAARNDAIDSLKTLIKRRCEYKMVMDYKGRTPLHVAAQLDRSETSRLLLDLEAPVGLTDNKGQAIMTWMITKMPPVALEALGQLHVRDRPNRKQYFHLNALMNDKAKDPGMVVQIPLQVAVRYKQFDILMNQVFLTLMNMMWIKFARWRAYGGLFFNFSYILLWTVYGVVIEYDKRHDYVLPEQWWRIILIIAAVGITMWQIVDEIREYRRSSYLHSNYQDWREKEIEEDLKFCHPRWPEERLFLENELENVRSSHTNYLSDMWNWFDWICYTLLLAVIGTHIADIISHTDQLARHHIRLTAVVIIFLWLRLMKNIRAFALLGPFVVMLGTMAQDLLKFAFLYFEFYIPYLCAFWMIFGGTKFPMNDNGTVRAENVTVPGFEKFNDAMFTMWRMTLVDEYAYEDMVSIDNVMAPLLVATWLFLSAVLCLNLLIALFSDTFQRVYDNAKANAVMQKCIMILSFWEGMSNEARFKFMDFISNECSPFKDDYDDDMTDTDGQDLQKVTIQIKEELDEMKRRWHDQFGDEDDKTALEELVEEEEERKSKNNKMVTTAKFENELDGLRDALCQGLTLLQQQQDQMMNQFKREMKMVKSLLLDLHGGVGGPGSQGGDGGPGYGMPYTARGGYAAPMGQMVPQQPQMMPMAGFQQPLDVGQDERMLSARRRRKKSKTTLDTGNYLDAQLPGEINRGIFAPSPLMGQPAVEVATQDPEDPYQVDISSSARLAHDPDSIA, encoded by the exons GTGTAACAGGACAAGACAGTCAAAAAAATGATGAGAAAGGAGCACTTGGCCTGGACGATATCCATGAGGACTTTGTCTCGGGAAAGGACAAG CTTTTTGGAAATAAGAAGACAATGTCAAGTGCTAGTAATCGCGCACTGATGCAGTACTTCGCAAAGCTGGGTCGTTCAGAGTCTGACGAGTTCATTGACCTTGAATTTGTGGAGAGTTTGCTGCAGAATGGCGCTGACATTAACTGTACGGACAAACATGGCCAAACTCTTCTACATGAG GTTGCCAGCAAGTGGCACATAGATGTTGCCAAGTTTCTGATAGAGAACGGTGCTGATGCGAACAAGCCTGATGCTTTTGGTAGAACACCACTCCATGTTGCCGCAGCTGATAACTACCCGGACATGGTCAATTTATTGATTGATAGCGGTG CTGAAAAGGAAGCAAAAACCTACGGTGAAAATCAGACTGCTGTGCACTACGCTGCCCGAAATGATGCGATTGATTCACTGAAAACTCTCATCAAGCGGAGGTGTGAGTACAAGATGGTAATGGACTACAAGGGACGGACACCATTACATGTTGCTGCACAGCTAG ATCGAAGTGAGACGTCACGTCTATTACTGGACCTTGAGGCCCCTGTTGGCCTCACAGACAACAAGGGACAGGCCATTATGACCTGGATGATCACCAAAATGCCCCCTGTT GCACTTGAAGCCCTTGGCCAGCTGCATGTGCGAGACCGACCCAACAGGAAACAGTACTTCCACCTTAACGCACTCATGAACGATAAAG CCAAAGATCCTGGAATGGTAGTGCAGATACCG TTGCAAGTTGCCGTCCGATACAAACAGTTTGACATCCTTATGAACCAAGTGTTTCTCACTCTCATGAACATGATGTGGATCAAGTTTGCAAG GTGGCGCGCATATGGGGGATTGTTTTTCAACTTTTCGTACATCCTGCTGTGGACGGTTTATGGTGTGGTCATAGAGTATGACAAGAGACATGACTACGTGCTTCCAGAACAATGGTGGAGAATTATACTCATT ATTGCTGCCGTGGGGATCACAATGTGGCAGATCGTGGATGAAATCCGGGAATATCGACGTTCAAGTTACCTCCATAGT AACTACCAAGATTGGCGGGAAAAAGAGATAGAGGAGGACCTGAAGTTTTGTCACCCACGCTGGCCGGAGGAGAGACTTTTCCTTGAGAATGAGCTAGAGAATGTGAGGAGTTCCCACACAAATTATCTGTCCGACATGTG GAACTGGTTTGATTGGATTTGTTACACCCTCCTGTTGGCTGTGATTGGCACACATATTGCTGACATTATTTCCCACACTGACCAGCTTGCCAGACACCATATTCGCCTCACTGCTGTTGTCATCATTTTCCTCTGGCTACGCCTCATGAAGAATATTCGTGCTTTTGCTCTTTTAG GGCCTTTTGTTGTAATGTTGGGAACCATGGCACAAGACTTGCTCAAGTTTGCCTTCTTATACTTCGAGTTCTACATTCCATATT TGTGTGCCTTCTGGATGATATTTGGAGGAACAAAGTTTCCCATGAATGACAATGGGACCGTGCGAGCAGAGAATGTTACAGTGCCGGGGTTTGAAAAATTTAATGATGCCATGTTTACCATGTGGAGAATGACCCTCGTCGATGAATACGCTTATGAG GACATGGTGAGCATAGATAACGTGATGGCTCCACTGCTAGTGGCTACCTGGCTCTTCCTGTCCGCCGTTCTGTGCCTCAACCTCCTCATTGCCCTTTTCTCAGATACTTTTCAGAG AGTGTATGACAATGCCAAAGCGAATGCCGTGATGCAGAAGTGTATCATGATCCTGTCATTCTGGGAAGGTATGAGTAACGAGGCAAGGTTCAAGTTCATGGACTTCATCAGCAATGAGTGCTCTCCCTTTAAGGACGACTACGATGATGATATGACCGACACTGATGGCCAAGATCTACAGAAAGTTACCATACAGATAAAG GAAGAGTTAGACGAGATGAAAAGACGTTGGCACGACCAGTTTGGTGACGAGGATGATAAAACAGCGCTG GAGGAGCTAGTGGAAGAGGAAGAAGAACGCAAATCGAAGAACAACAAGATGGTCACCACTGCCAAATTTGAG AATGAGTTGGATGGTCTGAGGGATGCTCTCTGTCAGGGCCTCACACTTCTACAACAGCAGCAGGACCAGATGATGAACCAGTTCAAACGTGAGATGAAAATGGTCAAATCTCTGCTGCTAGACCTCCACGGAGGAGTAGGGGGTCCCGGGTCCCAGGGTGGTGATGGTGGCCCAGGGTACGGCATGCCCTACACGGCCCGAGGGGGTTACGCAGCTCCCATGGGACAGATGGTCCCACAGCAACCACAGATGATGCCCATGGCGGGGTTTCAACAGCCTTTGGATGTCGGTCAGGA TGAGAGAATGTTGTCagcaagaagaagaagaaagaagtCTAAAACTACGCTAGATACAGGAAACTACCTGGACGCACAGCTACCAGGAGAAATAAACAGAG GTATATTTGCCCCCAGCCCATTAATGGGCCAGCCCGCAGTGGAAGTGGCCACCCAGGACCCTGAAGACCCATACCAGGTGGACATTTCCAGCAGTGCTAGGCTG GCTCATGACCCTGATTCCATAGCATAA